A DNA window from Massilia putida contains the following coding sequences:
- a CDS encoding LLM class flavin-dependent oxidoreductase: MRFSVFLNARTMTPDADRQLIVDLEQHALLAGKLGFDAIFLPDHHFNGYMPVASDSFMFASYLAAKLPDMHFGFSVTTVPLHHPVRFVERINILDHLTKGKLLVGVGSGTTPEEMIGFGVNYKDAGRIADENLTAAEALWNKRMEDEAIELDGFHKGRVLQRIAPSPYGVKHARLMPVAMKDASIARAAVNGWPAFIPAFTPPQIGGLEPLSHVKKYFAKYHEQLLAAGHPAETVADALSWTTHSYQCVHLAPTDEQARAEVLEILASYQEAIDREAAFNAKAESDEANKKTDRTGSALTEEWMATWCLYGSPATVIDKLRAYQAVGIGNILCGTVTGPLTAKRLAYADQTLRLLAEHVFPAFQ, from the coding sequence ATGCGCTTTTCCGTCTTCCTCAACGCCCGCACCATGACGCCGGACGCCGACCGCCAGCTCATCGTCGACCTGGAGCAGCACGCCTTGTTGGCGGGCAAGCTCGGCTTCGATGCCATTTTCCTGCCGGACCACCATTTCAACGGCTACATGCCCGTCGCCAGCGACAGCTTCATGTTCGCGTCGTACCTCGCGGCCAAGCTGCCGGACATGCATTTCGGCTTTTCCGTCACGACCGTGCCGCTGCATCATCCGGTGCGTTTCGTCGAGCGCATCAATATCCTCGACCATCTCACGAAGGGCAAGCTGCTGGTGGGCGTGGGGTCGGGCACGACGCCGGAAGAGATGATCGGCTTCGGCGTGAACTACAAGGACGCGGGCCGCATCGCGGACGAGAACCTGACGGCCGCGGAAGCCCTGTGGAACAAGCGGATGGAAGACGAGGCGATCGAACTGGACGGCTTCCACAAGGGCCGCGTGCTGCAGCGCATCGCCCCGAGCCCGTATGGCGTCAAGCATGCGCGCCTGATGCCGGTGGCGATGAAGGATGCGAGCATCGCGCGCGCCGCCGTCAATGGCTGGCCGGCCTTCATCCCCGCGTTCACGCCGCCGCAGATCGGCGGCCTGGAACCGCTGTCGCACGTGAAAAAATACTTCGCCAAATACCACGAGCAGCTGCTGGCCGCGGGGCATCCGGCCGAGACGGTGGCCGACGCGCTGTCGTGGACGACGCACAGCTACCAGTGCGTGCACCTGGCGCCGACCGACGAGCAGGCGCGCGCGGAAGTGCTGGAGATCCTGGCGTCGTACCAGGAAGCCATCGACCGTGAAGCCGCGTTCAACGCCAAGGCGGAAAGCGACGAGGCGAACAAGAAGACCGACCGCACCGGCAGCGCGCTGACCGAAGAATGGATGGCCACGTGGTGCCTGTACGGCAGCCCGGCGACCGTGATCGACAAGCTGCGCGCGTATCAGGCCGTCGGCATCGGCAATATCCTGTGCGGCACCGTGACCGGTCCCCTGACGGCGAAGCGCCTCGCCTATGCGGACCAGACCCTGCGCCTGCTGGCCGAACACGTGTTCCCGGCGTTCCAATGA
- a CDS encoding SixA phosphatase family protein: protein MDLILWRHAEAEDTEPDLTRNLTDKGRNQARSIAQWLHGFLPGQVRIVCSPANRTRQTADALGLPYDIRNDIAPGASWDDLLKATGWPRGDGVVMLVGHNPAISELATRLLAGKPFPMSLCKAGVVWLGTGTRDDEPGVILKAAMVPAMLKPR, encoded by the coding sequence ATGGACCTGATTCTGTGGCGTCACGCCGAAGCCGAAGACACCGAGCCGGACCTGACACGCAACCTGACCGACAAGGGCCGCAACCAGGCGCGGAGCATAGCGCAATGGCTGCATGGCTTCCTCCCCGGTCAGGTGCGCATCGTGTGCAGTCCGGCCAACCGCACGCGGCAGACGGCGGATGCCCTCGGGCTGCCCTACGACATCCGCAACGATATCGCGCCAGGCGCCTCCTGGGACGATCTGCTGAAAGCCACGGGCTGGCCCAGGGGCGACGGCGTCGTCATGCTCGTCGGCCACAACCCGGCCATCAGCGAGCTGGCCACACGGCTGCTGGCCGGCAAGCCGTTTCCGATGTCGCTGTGCAAAGCCGGCGTGGTGTGGCTGGGCACCGGCACGCGCGACGACGAGCCGGGCGTCATCCTGAAAGCCGCGATGGTGCCGGCCATGCTGAAGCCGCGTTGA